From the genome of Papaver somniferum cultivar HN1 chromosome 2, ASM357369v1, whole genome shotgun sequence, one region includes:
- the LOC113349934 gene encoding protein transport protein Sec24-like At3g07100, which translates to MQPPMGNERPGPPNFPGRPAASPMVPALVPTMPGPPNFPGRPTTSPMAPAPVPTMPYSSSGPTNFHGKPAAMPNGPYAPPSQVSANVGPYQRFSTPQITPPAPPMSPFGGPPAGQSTLPAPTVPSGGQQAFQPSHSPFHSQPQLSSMPMAPPPQLQSGSYPTQRGSAPPSAVDSSFPSARPNVYGYPYRQATPGPPPVQSPGFLGRPVAYGPPNPHAAHTNSLQHPGVGPPVGGLPDLVEEFRSLSVGSAPGLMDPGIDHRSLPRPLDGDAEPTSPVGMYPMNCASRYLRLTTSAMPNSQSLLARWHLPLGAVVHPLAEAPKGEEVPIVNFGPTGIIRCRRCRTYVNPYVQFMDAGRKWRCNMCAFNNDVPGEYFAHLDASGRRIDMDQRPELTKGSVDFVAPTEYMVRPPMPPLYFFLIDVSISAVKSGMLEVVAKTIKSCLDELPGSPRTQIGFITYDSTLHFYNMKSSLTQPQMMIVSDLDDIFVPLPDDLLVNLSESRHVVDSFLDSLPTMFLDNVNVESAFGPALKAAFMVMNRLGGKLLIFQTTLPTLGVGRLRLRGDDLRVYGTDKEHALRIPEDPFYKQMAADLTKFQIGVNVYAFSDKYTDLASLGTLAKYTGGQVYYYPSFQAGIHKEKLTYELARDLTRETAWESVMRIRCGKGVRFTTYHGHFMLRSTDLLALPAVDSDKAFAMQLSLEENLLTNQTVYFQVALLYTSSTGERRIRVHTAAAPVVADLGEMYRQADTGAIVSVFSRLAIEKALSYKLEDARHSVQLKIVKALREYRNLYAVQHRLGGKMIYPESLKLLPLYGLALCKSVPLRGGFGDAQLDERSAAGYTMMTLPTSRLLKLLYPNLIRIDEHLAKGPANADNLASHLKELPLASESLDSRGLYVYDDGLRFVIWLGKILSPEIANNLVGVDLSGFIDLSKINLSEQDNDTSRRLMAILKRLREKDPSCYQHCHLVKQGEHPREGLLLLVNLVEDQIAGSSSYVDWMLQIHRQVQQAA; encoded by the exons ATGCAGCCCCCCATGGGAAATGAAAGGCCCGGGCCTCCAAATTTCCCTGGAAGACCTGCAGCTTCACCTATGGTTCCTGCCCTTGTTCCGACAATGCCTGGACCTCCTAATTTCCCTGGAAGACCCACAACCTCACCTATGGCTCCTGCTCCTGTTCCAACAATGCCTTATTCATCCTCTGGACCTACAAATTTCCATGGAAAACCTGCAGCTATGCCTAATGGTCCATATGCAccaccttcacaagtctcagcTAATGTAGGCCCTTATCAACGTTTTTCGACACCACAGATTACACCACCAGCACCACCTATGTCTCCATTCGGTGGCCCACCTGCTGGTCAATCAACATTACCCGCTCCCACTGTTCCTTCTGGAGGTCAACAAGCTTTTCAGCCCTCACATTCTCCGTTTCACTCACAGCCCCAGCTTTCATCAATGCCTATGGCACCTCCACCTCAACTTCAAAGTGGAAGTTATCCGACTCAAAGAGGGAGTGCTCCCCCGTCCGCTGTAGATTCATCATTTCCCTCAGCAAGGCCAAATGTATATGGATATCCTTATAGGCAAGCAACTCCAGGTCCTCCACCGGTGCAAAGTCCTGGTTTTCTTGGTCGCCCAGTAGCTTATGGACCACCTAATCCTCATGCAGCTCACACAAATTCATTGCAACATCCTGGTGTGGGTCCTCCTGTAGGGGGTCTTCCAGACTTAGTAGAGGAGTTCCGCTCGCTATCTGTTGGATCTGCTCCAGGATTAATGGACCCTGGAATTGATCACAGATCACTGCCAAGACCGTTAGATGGTGATGCTGAGCCAACATCCCCTGTTGGAATGTACCCCATGAATTGTGCTTCTAGGTACTTGCGGCTCACAACTAGTGCAATGCCAAATTCCCAATCACTTCTTGCGAGGTGGCATTTGCCTCTTGGAGCAGTTGTTCATCCTCTTGCTGAAGCTCCAAAAGGG GAGGAAGTGCCGATAGTCAATTTTGGACCCACTGGCATTATTCGTTGTAGGAGATGCCGCACATATGTCAATCCATATGTGCAATTTATGGATGCAGGACGGAAGTGGCGCTGCAACATGTGTGCTTTCAATAATGATG TTCCCGGTGAATATTTTGCTCATCTGGATGCTAGTGGTAGAAGAATTGATATGGATCAACGTCCTGAACTGACGAAGGGTAGTGTAGATTTTGTTGCTCCAACCGAATACATGGTGCGACCTCCAATGCCGCCGCTATATTTTTTCCTCATAGATGTATCAATTTCTGCAGTCAAATCTGGTATGCTCGAG GTTGTAGCGAAGACCATAAAGTCTTGTTTGGATGAGCTGCCTGGCTCCCCAAGGACACAGATAGGTTTTATAACTTATGACAGCACATTGCATTTCTACAATATGAAG TCATCCCTGACGCAGCCCCAAATGATGATAGTGTCAGATCTAGATGATATATTTGTACCATTGCCAGATGATCTCCTTGTAAACTTGTCTGAATCCAGACACGTGGTGGATTCGTTCCTAGATAGCCTGCCAACCATGTTTCTGGACAATGTAAATGTGGAATCCGCGTTTGGGCCAGCACTGAAAGCAGCATTTATGGTTATG AACCGACTTGGGGGGAAGCTTTTGATCTTTCAAACAACACTACCAACTCTTGGTGTTGGCCGGTTAAGATTACGTGGCGATGATCTTCGTGTTTATGGAACAGATAAGGAACATGCCTTGAGAATACCAGAAGATCCATTTTACAAGCAAATGGCTGCTGATCTTACTAAGTTCCAGATTGGTGTGAATGTATATGCTTTCAGTGACAAGTACACCGATTTGGCTTCCTTAG GAACACTAGCAAAGTATACTGGTGGCCAGGTATACTACTATCCAAGTTTTCAAGCAGGTATTCACAAAGAGAAGTTGACTTATGAGTTAGCTAGGGACCTTACGAGGGAAACTGCTTGGGAAAGCGTCATGCGTATAAGATGTGGAAAAG GAGTACGATTTACCACGTATCATGGACACTTTATGTTAAGGTCGACAGATTTATTGGCACTTCCAGCTGTTGATTCGGATAAAGCCTTTGCAATGCAGTTATCTTTAGAAGAGAATCTACTGACAAATCAAACCGTATATTTCCAAGTTGCATTGCT AtatacttcttctacgggagagaGGCGTATCAGGGTCCATACAGCTGCAGCACCGGTGGTAGCTGACCTTGGAGAGATGTACCGCCAGGCTGACACTGGTGCAATAGTATCTGTGTTTAGTAGGCTCG CCATTGAGAAAGCTTTATCATATAAACTAGAAGATGCACGTCATTCTGTGCAACTGAAGATTGTCAAAGCCCTGAGGGAATACCGAAATCTATATGCTGTGCAGCATCGTTTAGGCGGAAAGATGATATATCCTGAATCACTAAAACTCTTACCTCTATATGGGTTGGCGTTGTGTAAATCTGTACCTCTTCGTGGAGGATTTGGTGATGCCCAGCTTGACGAACGTTCTGCAGCTGGTTATACCATGATGACATTACCTACTTCGAGGCTGCTAAAGCTTCTCTATCCGAACTTAATTCGCATTGATGAGCACCTTGCAAAG gGACCAGCAAATGCTGATAATTTGGCGAGTCACTTGAAGGAATTACCTTTAGCTTCAGAGAGCTTAGATTCCAGAGGCCTTTATGTTTATGATGATGGACTCCGCTTTGTTATTTGGCTTGGCAAAATTTTATCACCTGAAATAGCTAACAATTTAGTTGGGGTGGATTTATCAGGTTTCATTGATCTGTCCAAG ATTAACCTTTCGGAGCAAGATAATGATACATCAAGAAGGCTAATGGCGATACTGAAAAGACTAAGAGAGAAGGATCCTTCCTGTTATCAGCATTGCCATCTTGTAAAGCAGGGTGAACACCCAAGAGAAGGTTTACTGCTGCTTGTGAATCTAGTCGAGGACCAGATTGCTGGAAGTAGTAGCTACGTGGACTGGATGCTTCAAATTCATCGTCAAGTTCAGCAGGCTGCTTAA